Part of the Cydia fagiglandana chromosome 26, ilCydFagi1.1, whole genome shotgun sequence genome, GAATAGTGCAGCCAtcccatcacgcaaaataggcgcaataatagacgtcgagttgcggaaaacaaGCCCGCGATaacctacactgagagaaaaatactGTTGATCTAACAATAAAACTTTAACGCCACACAACCCACATTGTTACATTGCTATTGAGTTAACGTTTTTATTGTCACCAGTTTATTGTTGATATAACAACGTTCTGCAACAACTTTTACAATTGTCCAGAACACAATGTCTATTAACAATGTATACAACGTTGTCATAAAGTCAAAACAAATTTTGTGATTAATTGTTGTCACTCTGACAACAAAAAACTTTGTTAATTTGACAGTAGAACTGTGTCACTGTAGCAATGTGTACAACGTTGTCATATAATCAAAACAAGTTTTGTGACATATTGTTGTCAGTGTGACAACAAAgatgttgtcgatttggctgcaaaactgtgtcactatagcaatattttgtgtgataagcatatattgttgtcagtatgacaacataaatattgtcgatttggctgcaaaactgtgtcactatagcaatattttgtgtgatacgcatatattgttgtcagactgacaacataaatgttgtcgatttggctatacaactgtgtcactatagcaatatgttgcgtgatacgcatatattgttgtcagtctgacaacataaatgttgtcgatttggctgcaAAACTGTGTCACAATAGCAATATTTCGTGTGATAcacatatattgttgtcagactgacaacataaatgttgtcgatttggctacataactgtgtcactatagcaatatgttgtgtaacacgcatatattgttgtcagtctgacaaaataaatgttgtcgatttggatatataactgtgtcactatagcaatatgttgtgtggcacgcatatattgttgtcagtctggcaacataaatgttgtcgatatggctacataactgtgtcactatagcaatatgttgtgtgGCACGCAGTTATTGTTGTCAGACTtacaacataaatgttgtcgatttggctacataactgtgtcactatagcaatatgttgtgtgacacgcatatattgttgtcagtctgacaacaaaaatgttgtcgatttggctgcaaaactgtgccactatagcaatatgttatgtgacacgcatatattgttgtcattctgacaacataaatgttgtctATTTGGCAACGGACGGTGTTACTGTAGCGATACATTGTGAGACACACtaaatatattgaatatattaatataaatatattaatatattcaatatatcgtcaggtgacaagcaaaagtcactaaaaaacaattactaaaaaaagaaataaacaaaaatcgaccttcttttagtactaatatggttcactatggctatgaacttgtggtggtaattagtgagttttgcttgtcacctggcGATATTATGTGTGTCGCACAATGTATCGTTACAGTGACACAGCTCCGCTGCCAAATAGACAAGATTTATGTTGTCAGACTGTCAACAAGATATACGTGtcacacaacatattgctataatgacacagttttgcagccaaaccgacaacatttttgttgtcagagtgacaacaatatatgcgtgtcaCACAACATATTGTTATAGTGATACAGTTATGTAGCCATatcgacaacatttatgttgtcagagtgacaacaatatatgcgtgtcacacaacatattgctatagtgaTACAGTTTTGCAGTCACAGATCTGCTGTAAAATTGACAACATTTTTGTTTTCAGAGTGCCTCTTAACACAggtatttgttatttaaaaagAGGCGGCAACACACAATTGTATAAGTAATTCTAAAACcgaataaacattttttcattttcatttttaattttcagtgacaacaatattatattatgtgtgTCTCACAATGTATTGCTACAGTGAcacaatatacctatattatgtgaGAGCAAGCTACTTTTTAATATGCCAGCAACTGTAATTAATACCAATAACATGTTGCTAAGCTGTCCACACTGATCTGTAAACACAGCATTTAGTTAGCTATTCCAACAAATCTGTTGGTGCTACCCTATCAATAGTCACTCACTCTTCAGACTGTCATCATAGCGATGAGAAAAAGGCagcttaaattataaaatgtatgaaaaagtattcTTCTAAAATCATGCAAGTtgtttagttttgtgttatgCCTTAGATATGAACAatacttaatacatttttttttaatatatactttCGAAAATAGCATTATTCATTAAGGTAcctaataaactttttaaatctGACAGATAAATAACAAACACTAAATAGCCTTTAATCCTGAATGAGAGCCTGAATCTACATTATCAGACagtgaaataaacaaaatatatatcttgcaatattttaaaggattattcataattttagctgccatttttttattgctatagCTATAACAGCGCTTTCTGTTCATGGATACAACTACTAGCGCagacaagcggaagtctctttctagcAGAAGAAGATAGAAAGAGaattccgcttgtaaattgtaacttacaGTATATTAACCTTATAATATCGGCCCCTGAAGACGTTTGGTAAGGTAGGCACAACTGGTTAGTTGCAATAGATAGCTAAAATACTATGTTTACAGAGTTGACAGCTTAAAACAACGCGACGTTATGTAATGACTAAAACAATTACTTACATTACTAgaaactatttaaataaaacaattaattggCGGTGATTAAAAAGAAATTTGCCCTCGATGTTTATGATAGGAGGGAAATGCAAAAATAGTGAATAAAACATTAACTTGTACATtcatgtgtatttatttcaaagaTACTTTTACTAatcactaagtaattaagtaacaGCAGTTGAGGCTCCAGGCCTCTAGAAAATAACATAACATGGTCCTTTgttacatgtacctacctacaatattaCCGACCTCAAATAACAgcacattcaaaaataaaaaaagcgttttttggaCCACTCTAAAGTCCACatagataataataattattttctttattaaggCTCCGGCACACTAAAAAGCAAGGCAGAAACAGCGCGGGGTGGCGCAGTTTGAGAGCTGAGCTGagttgagcgacttgcgacggcggcagcgacaaccataggtgggaacgaaaggtccgatcgctgtttcgctccaacctatggttatcgctgccgccgtcgcaaagcactgaatgtcgtggccgagccgaaaGGGTTGTTGCTAATTGAAAAACAACGGAAACGTATGAGCTGAGTGTCAGCTTTAGTTTATTTAGAACATACATTTGCGTTATTTTCCGGATTGGGTTGAAGTTATACAATGACGTCAATGACCCTGTGGGGCCGCGCAAACTGTCATAATGGCTGTAGTAAAGCGGGTCAAACGCGGTTGCGGACAGTTGCGCTTTTAAGGGTTGATTTCCTGCTAACGCTGGTATCGGTCAAGCGTACCAATAAACAATGTTGTAGGTATGGGACACCGCACAGCGATACTCATGTCTGCGCGGCAGATCTATCAGCGTCGCTTTGCGGCGTCTCATAGAGCATTGTGTTTATTCCTGCATGTGACCGACGCGTCAGAGACCAACATCAGCGTGTATAGGAGGAATGTTTTATTAGTACAGCGGTGAAACTGCTTTCAATATGCCGGAACCTTTAATCGGAACAGTAACAGTAGTAATGAGTACACTTAATTACATTACAATGGCTTACgcaaaaaacatatttcataGTCAGCCCACCATGCCTCATATTGATGAGATTGCAAGGAAAATGATAATGCATAGTGTCATAATCAAGATATATGGGCTCATCTTCGGAAGGAGCTTCTTGATCACGGTATGCAAAGTAATGATCATCAAAGTTGtaacttatttatgataaaaagccATGTGCTTCCTCAACCGAATAAAACTGCCAAAGGAAGTGTTGCATAACGCACAAGTAGTCATTTTCCTTTTTTCTACAATATTCGTGCAAAGAAGTGTAGCTGCTTTATCCCCTTGGACTTCAAGAACGCCGTGTTAATGTCAACGCAACTGTATCAAGCTAGGTATTATCAAATATGGTTTATTAGTAAATTAGTTTAATGGCGCGAGACACTTATCAAAAGGCGTTCAAAAGTTTAATCAAGCGAATTTAATAGCGAAAGTAGTTCTCTTAATGGAACTCCTTCAGAGTCAAACTTAAATTTCATCTTAAATATGGCCCGTTGGGTAAACATCCAACAAGGTGCAGCTACCTTAGGGTACGCTAAGTCCAATGCCCAGTATAAATTATACGTCACCTTTATAGTCTCACAAATGGTGGATACTTGATATCTTAGCCCTCCAGCAGTGGTAACAATTTCATACCTGTGTATATTAGCCCATGAAGGTCCGACCGCAAGATGTATGGTTGATTCTATGCCTTTTGAGAGGTTGAATGCCTCTTGTTGAGGGCAATATGTGGCAATCTCTGACGCTGCTGCAACGCGCGCCAGGAAACCAGTGCTTGCCTCGTGCCTTGACAGCCTCCACACTTTTTTTTTCGGTACTGCGATAGTGTGCATTTGCCGGAGCAAAGCAACAATTCCCAGCAACGCGGTTGAATTTGCTTGTTCCTCACCAACTGCAAAACAATCAAATGCAACCATTTATAATAcattacttatacatatattatgaccAATAGCTTAACTTTAATGCTGGGCTGGGAGACAAACATAAACATAGAATGTTCCAGCTGCTTTTTTTCCCGGgcatacctactgtaaaaatcAGTAAAGGGACATGGATTGGACCGTGGGTGATAGACTGATAACCTGTCACCGCGTGCCGATTTTGATGATATCATAAGCCTCAAAACTTTGTCAAAAGTGGCATGATGTGACCTCTAACGCTCTGTCTACCACTCTACCTCATCCGGGAATATAGGCGTgattatgtgtgtgtgtgtgtatgagcATTCAATATGGaaaatttagtttatatttatagttCACAATCCTATtgtgaaaattaaaaattccataaTCACAAAAATTACCAAAATATCGCTTAGGGGACACTTGGACTCGGACTTAGCTGGCAACGTTGCGTTTTTGGTGATTTCAAGACTGaaaagtgttttaataaaaataaaaggcaGATTTTCCATTTTAACGCGGAATATCCTCTTAAGACTAATGAAAACAGTTTTTACCTTTGGTTTGAAGTATCCTTCCCTATTATAATCTTGCAACGCCTGTGGAGGCTGTGGAGGCTGTGGAGGCTGCACAGGTGTGGCCGGTATCGTAGGTGGTTGCACAGGTGTGATCTGTTGTATAGTGGGCTGTACACTTGGTCTGATCTCTAATGGAGtaccctgaaaaaaaaattgttaggtaggtacagtcaccggcAGAAATATCTGCCAAGCTGTTCAAATGATTTAAAATCTTTACCCACCTAATTTCCGTTACCCACCCAGAATTCTTTTTTTAAGGATTAAGATTCAAAATACATACCTCAAGAGTTCCATTTGGTCCTAGAATTAATATACTTTGCCTTTCAGGCAAAGCTACTGGCACTGGGCTGCTGCATGCGCTGGACCTTGGAGAGAACAGTACGGGGTCATTCATAAAAGGGGCGTTCTGAAAAAAGAAACAATTTTAAGAATTCTGTATTATGCTTCCCTCCTCCTCCTCGCGTCGGTTTCCTcaatgctgagggtcgtgaccatctCGTCGAAATAGTTTTGTGTGGACCACTCGGCGCCACACACTTCTATCTGCTGCCTCGTGAAGAGCGTCGTGTATTATGCTTAAAGAACTTTATTTTCTCAAAAGAAATTGTACATTTCATTTCATGAGAATATATACTTACTACATATACGTACTACTACAGACTAACAAATGAACTACAAAACTATAGCTGCTACGGAAAAGCTTCAATAATAATACTACtatttcagtgaacggtttaatagcgaagagcctcgaccaacatcttgagagactctcgctaggtggttggatcaagggacagatgcagaaggcggtgatcttggacacggcgcggatagtccgccggttcctctctctgcggccctgaccaccggtagcttgggccttgccccgctgctggcggcaccctaggttaagttttttataatgtgtatatgtattttttattgttttgtaagtgtttgtatattttacgtttatattcatattataaaaacctagcctaagacgaatgatgaataaagagatAATACTACTATTtaactactaaaaaaaattaccaaCTTTTTGTCTAATTTTCTCTAATGAAGATCTCAGTCTTATTTTGTCTGCAACTTTTGTTGTCAGTTCAGACAACTCTTCATCATTTGCTTGCAGCAAAAAATCAAGTGTCACTCCCTCCTCTGAAAGCAAGATAAAGTTCAGTTAAATCGCTACAGAAACAACATTAACTAGTTAATAGTTACCTTTgtcgatataaataaataaatattaggggacttcttacacagatcaacctagccccaaagcaaagcttgtactattatGGGTGCTAGGTGacgatataattatgtacataattatatagataaatacatacttatatacatagaaaacatccatgactcgggaacaaatatctgtgttcatcacacaaataaatgcccttaccgggattcgaacccaggaccataggcttcacaggcagtgtcactacccattagtccagaccggtcgtcatcaTCACCGAAACGACAATACAATATGTTATACATTGCTACAGAAACAAGGTTTAGTTAGTAAATATGTACCTTTGTCGATATGACAATAGTTTTGTTGGATCGACAAATTATGGTCAAAAGTGCGACGCAATGTGTTTGAAAACTTTGGAACCCATCACCTTGGAGTCTTGGTATATTATACTCCAAGTTCAGATCCACATCTTTGTACAAAACAATAGCACGGTGGTCCTGCTCATAGAGGTAGCCAAAATAATGTGCTCTGGACTGACGGCCGTCATATTTACACACGGCTACacatcaagttttattttaacacgCCTCGTGTTTTCACACTTTGTGTCGCACCTCTGCTggttatattttgatttgtggccATGTATACAGACATGAGTACACAAAATAACACTCAATCACCCCAAAGACCCGATCCGACCCGATCGAACGCAGTATGTTTTAGCAGAAAAACGAGAATGGTCTTGATGATCCGTTGAAAAGTTAATGCGTGAATAAAAGAGTaacaaataaacttaaaaactcactttcatatttataacattcataagaataaataaacactTACCCACCATACGCTGCGACAAATGTGTCAGCCCGGCACTGTTAAGAAAACTAGTTATGTCCATTTTGCACTTTTCATAATAAAATCACTTTACTTGGTGATCGAATCGTAGCACTAAGTAATATAGGCGCGCGTCCATTCTCTACCGTTGACATTCGTATTTGAAGACAAAAAAACTAAACGAAACGACAACATACATACCCCTTACCCCGTACCCCGCCCGTGCCCGCGAGTTGCCATTTTCACAAAGTTAGTTTCGGTAGGTTGTCGAATTGACAAATTAAATTTGTGACGAATTAAATCTTGTACACTCGCGTAAAATTATCGCAaatgcattaaaaaaatcaatttttccaATGTGCTCAGAAATGTTCTCCGTATtttagcaaaaatagtacgggaaattcttctttattgtaaaactcaaataaaaaaaaaaactattactgtCCTGTTTTAGCGGACgggaaataaaaaacaatacagtaatattaacttaataacaacttatctcatccgtgttcatacagcttatattgcacaattattattttttattgcataattaagtatagttggtcaaaccaaattgtcagtaaataagaacaaaaaatactatactcatccttttcttttgggtgctaataCAAGACAAAGGTAGTATGAATCTCTCTGTCTATCTTTGAAATGCggcagtcctttgacaaactaaagctggtcaagcaaatcttgtcagtaaaaaaaggcacgaaattcaaagtttctatgggacgatatcccttcgcgcctacatttttcaaatttgccgcctttttctactgacaagatctgcttgaccaagtatattatatattaaatgGTACTGAattgaatggcagaataagtttgtgcctttaacgtttaaaaaataattaaagagggaaattgtttttgacatttttgatGTAAAGGTTCGATTTGAGTGATGCTCGATTGAGTAATCGACTTCACTCATGATTAAGAAATGCAATAACCGGCCAGACTtcagagcccatcaacgtgcacactagcaccactgctaaataatcgtgattatttaaatttaacgaaagatctgttgctggattcgtcaatctatgcgtccaaagttaaaacggccgtttttgttttgagttcctagatcgacgaatccagcaacataaaacctagtctgatgtattcaaaagatatttaaatacaaaatacagtacgtagcggccccctttttttaaatatctttcgttaaatttaaataatcaccattatttagcagtggcgctagtgtgcacgttgatgggctcttcatAACCGGTTTCAGTTACGGTTATGCCCGAAAAATAATCGTTTATAATCGTTTACGGTTATTCTCGAATCACgacaaaaaatgataaactttattacaataatataattacaaaattacGACAATAAATGTACAGTATTAAGGAATGTGAGTGTAAgtcttcgtttttagggttctgtacccaaagggtaaaaacgggaccctattactaagactccgcagtccgtctgtctgtccgtcggtctgtctgtccccaggctgtaactcataaaccgtgatagctagacagttgaagtagggtatacaacaaacttgatttatttgccgttttctgcctaatggtacggaacccttcgtgcgcgagtctgactcgcactcgGCCGGTTGTAATTATTTCATAACGCAcacaaaatacagtaaaagttaaaatatgaccttggacgtgatacaatattcaatcaaaatatgtattttataaataggGAAGTAAATTTGGTACATTTTCGTTAAGTACACGaatgacaaaaattatagtCACAGGTGTCACAGCCAAAAAAGAAGATAAATTCATAGAAtttataaccgaaaataaccgtaacaACCGGTTATTCGAGTTTCGTGCTTAAATTGGTCGTAAACTTATATGTTGTTAAAATCTTGTTAAAGTCTTGATTTGAAGTCGAGTGTACCTACCTTAGTAACGTTCGCAGCAACAAAGTCTAACTTCAATAAAATACActgctttgttataaaaactaaGTCATATTTGAATATAATAACAATGGCACTTTGTTAGTGCAATAAAAGAAAATCACCTAGTTTCAGCAACAAGGTTGGGCTATGATTAAATTACAGAGTGATATTGTAACtggaacaaacaaaaacattttgtggaagcaacaaatcgttttattttaaaaatgagcaAAGTGATGTTGTAAGAACAACAAAAGATAACTGATTTGTTGTAAAAGCTAAATCTAACTTTAATAAGTTAGCAAGGCACGTTGTACATGCAACAAAGGATAAAATATTTGCTCCAGCAACAAGGTAAAGCTTTGATATCATTGCAAAGTGATATTGTAActggaacaaaaaaaaacattttgtggcAGCGACaaatcattttagtttaaaaatgagCAAAGTGATGTTGTtagaacaacaaaaaataactgcttTGTTATATAAGCTAAATCTAACTTTGATAAGTTAGCAAGGCACGTTGTACCTGCAACAAAGGATAAAATCTTTGCTCCAGCAACAAGGTAAAACTTTGTTAACACTGCAAAGTGATATTGTAActggaacaaaaaaaaacattttgtggcagcaacaaatagttttagttttaaaatgagcAAAGTGAAGTTGTTAGAACAACAAAATATAACTGCTTTGTTATATAAGCAAAATCTAACTTTAATAAATTAGCAAGGTACGTTTGTACCTGCAACAAAGGATAAAATCTTTGCTCCAGCAACAAGGTAAAACTTTGATAACATTGCAAAGTGACATTGTCACTGGAACAAACAGAAACGCTTTGTTGCAGTAACAAGCCACGTGTTTTGATAAAACAGCAAAGTAGTTTGGTCGCTACGACAAAATATAGATGCTTTGTTGTAGAAGCTAAGTCTAACCTTGATAAATTAGCAATATTATATGAAGGCCATGACAAAGGAAACATAGGTTGTTCCGGTAGCAATGTAAATATTGTTACCGATACAATAAACTGTTGATTTACGGTTAGCAATAAAAAAGTTGTCGGTGGCAATAAGCTCGTTTTGTTTTCGCCACAAAGCTtattgctcttacaacaacaaaaaaaatgacAAAGCATTTATTGTGCTTTGTCAGccgatttttctctcagtgtataacCTACCTATAACCTATCGTGTGTACTAGCGCTTGTCTgcgactttttagggttccgtacccaaagggtaaaacgggaccctattactaagacttcgctgtccgtccgtccgtccgtctgtcaccaggctgtatctcacgaaccgtgatagctagacagttgaaattttcacagatgatgtatttctgttgccgctataacaacaaatactaaaaacagatttaaatggggctcccatacaacaaacgtgatttttgaccaaagttaagcaacgtcgggagtggtcagtacttggatgggtgaccgttttttttttgcttttttttgtttttgtttttttttttgcattatggtacggaacccttcgtgcgcgagtccgactcgcacttgcccggtttttaccgTATAAGTAGCAACACTAAAGATTCAAAAATTGCAAAGTACCTAACCTCATGAAATCTTCTCGTCAACTATGTCCATAGATAGgtttgtttctttctgatttgttaggagtggccacaattactatgtagtggccaataaTTATAGTGAATGCTATacaataatattaaacattctttcacccaataacctagttcattttagattccatcaactctcaatagcccttacacccgggtgctgcctctgcgtgcgtcccatgacactgGCAAGGGCAGCAgccgctcggtgtaccccttacatttcattgtgtcaaaagggcctctacgtgttggattcgGTTCCGCGCACGCCTCCATAAGGGCCGGAACACCATTGTCCAGTGATGGGAATAACAttcttaaatacctactaaaaatccTTATTGTCTGAacattctaaaatactaatattcTCTAGAGGCCTAGTGGATCTGGGAGCAGTAGACCTCGTGAAGCTCCGCCTTTTTGAAATATTTCTAAAAACTAAAACATGCCATGTAACTAAaagtgtaatttaattaattatttgtttatttacaaaaatgtgAAAACATAACATTGGTCTTTTTTTTGTAGCCCAAAAAACACAATGACAACGGCCACTTAGATAAAAAACAtgttacataaataatttaggtTGATGATTAAGCTACACGTTACTTCTTGAATTATGTGAATccgataataaataagtaaactacGATGATTATACcgcgggcgcg contains:
- the LOC134677693 gene encoding uncharacterized protein LOC134677693 encodes the protein MNDPVLFSPRSSACSSPVPVALPERQSILILGPNGTLEGTPLEIRPSVQPTIQQITPVQPPTIPATPVQPPQPPQPPQALQDYNREGYFKPKLVRNKQIQPRCWELLLCSGKCTLSQYRKKKCGGCQGTRQALVSWRALQQRQRLPHIALNKRHSTSQKA